From Micromonospora nigra, one genomic window encodes:
- a CDS encoding YjbQ family protein, with translation MRSEVISVRTGSRPTVRDITAEAERFVSGQGDGLLHVFVPHATAGVAVIETGAGSDDDLLTALDDVLPTDDRWRHRHGSPGHGRDHVLPAFVPPYATLPVLDGRLALGTWQSICLVDTNGDNPERQVRFSFLPG, from the coding sequence ATGCGAAGTGAGGTGATCAGCGTCCGGACCGGATCCCGGCCGACCGTCCGGGACATCACCGCGGAGGCCGAGCGGTTCGTCAGCGGGCAGGGCGACGGGTTGCTGCACGTGTTCGTGCCGCACGCCACGGCCGGGGTGGCCGTCATCGAGACCGGTGCCGGTTCCGACGACGACCTGCTCACCGCGCTGGACGACGTGCTGCCCACCGACGACCGGTGGCGACACCGCCACGGGTCCCCGGGCCACGGACGTGACCACGTGCTGCCGGCCTTCGTGCCCCCGTACGCGACGCTGCCCGTGCTGGACGGGCGACTGGCGTTGGGCACCTGGCAGTCGATCTGCCTCGTCGACACCAACGGCGACAACCCGGAACGGCAGGTCCGGTTCTCCTTCCTGCCCGGCTGA
- the aceE gene encoding pyruvate dehydrogenase (acetyl-transferring), homodimeric type, whose protein sequence is MATERKRPVITAGLPSQLPDIDPEETGEWVESLDGVIDERGAKRARYVMLRLLERARERQVGVPSLTTTDYINTIPPEREPWFPGDEHVERRIRAYVRWNAAMLVHRAQRPEIGVGGHISTFASSASLYEVGFNHFFRGKDHPGGGDHIFYQGHASPGMYARAYLEGRLSEHQLDGFRQELSHPGGGLPSYPHPRLMPGFWEFPTVSMGLGGLNAIYQARFNRYLQHRGIKDTSDQHVWAFLGDGEMDEPETLGAIGVAAREELDNLTFVINCNLQRLDGPVRGNGKVMQELEAFFRGAGWNVIKVVWGREWDPLLARDTDGALVNLMNTTPDGDYQTYKAESGSYVREHFFGRDPRTRRMVEHLSDDEIWNLKRGGHDYRKLYAAYKAAMEHAGQPTVILAKTIKGWTLGSHFEGRNATHQMKKLTLEDLKTFRDRLYLDIPDSALEENPYLPPYVHPGKESDEMQYLHERRKQLGGYLPSRRTTGKTLAIPGSERFADIKRGSGKQKVATTMAFVRLLKDLMKDKEFGRRWVPIIPDEARTFGLDSIFPTAKIYSPHGQRYTSVDRELFLSYKESTAGQILHEGINEAGSVASFTAAGSSYATHDEPMIPMYIFYSMFGFQRTGDGFWAAADQMTRGFVLGATAGRTTLNGEGLQHEDGHSLLLAATNPAVVAYDPAFAFEIAHIVENGLHRMYGAEQENVFYYLTVYNEPIHQPAEPEGVDVEGIVKGLHRYSPAPQVDGPKAQLLASGTGVQWALKAQQLLAQDWGVAADVWSVTSWTELRRDAVLCEEHNLLNPGAEQQVPYVARKLADAEGPKVAVSDWMRAVPDLISRWVPGDWTSLGTDGFGMSDTRHALRRHFHVDAESVVVATLRQLALRGTVAATVPAEAAKKYAIDDVSAAPVGETGGDS, encoded by the coding sequence GTGGCTACGGAACGCAAGCGCCCGGTGATCACCGCTGGTCTGCCGAGCCAGCTTCCGGACATCGACCCTGAAGAGACCGGCGAATGGGTCGAGTCGCTCGACGGTGTCATCGACGAGCGCGGGGCCAAGCGGGCCCGCTACGTGATGCTGCGCCTGCTGGAGCGGGCCCGCGAGCGCCAGGTCGGGGTGCCGTCCCTGACCACCACGGACTACATCAACACCATTCCGCCGGAGCGGGAGCCGTGGTTCCCCGGCGACGAGCACGTCGAGCGGCGGATCCGGGCGTACGTGCGGTGGAACGCGGCCATGCTGGTGCACCGCGCGCAGCGGCCGGAGATCGGCGTCGGCGGGCACATCTCCACCTTCGCCAGCTCCGCCTCGCTGTACGAGGTGGGCTTCAACCACTTCTTCCGGGGCAAGGACCACCCGGGCGGCGGCGACCACATCTTCTACCAGGGTCACGCCTCCCCCGGCATGTACGCGCGGGCGTACCTGGAGGGTCGCCTCTCCGAACACCAGCTCGACGGTTTCCGGCAGGAGCTGTCGCATCCGGGCGGCGGGCTGCCGTCGTACCCGCACCCGCGGCTGATGCCGGGCTTCTGGGAGTTCCCGACGGTCTCGATGGGCCTGGGTGGGCTGAACGCGATCTACCAGGCCCGGTTCAACCGGTACCTACAGCACCGGGGCATCAAGGACACCTCCGACCAGCACGTCTGGGCGTTCCTGGGCGACGGCGAGATGGACGAGCCGGAGACGCTGGGCGCGATCGGGGTGGCCGCCCGCGAGGAGCTGGACAATCTCACCTTCGTGATCAACTGCAACCTGCAGCGCCTCGACGGCCCGGTCCGGGGCAACGGCAAGGTGATGCAGGAGCTGGAGGCGTTCTTCCGGGGAGCCGGCTGGAACGTGATCAAGGTGGTCTGGGGCCGCGAGTGGGATCCGCTGCTGGCCCGGGACACCGACGGCGCGCTGGTGAACCTGATGAACACCACGCCGGACGGCGACTACCAGACCTACAAGGCGGAGTCCGGGTCGTACGTGCGGGAGCACTTCTTCGGTCGTGACCCGCGCACCCGCCGGATGGTCGAGCACCTGTCCGACGACGAGATCTGGAACCTCAAGCGCGGCGGGCACGACTACCGCAAGCTGTACGCGGCGTACAAGGCGGCCATGGAGCACGCCGGCCAGCCGACCGTCATCCTGGCGAAGACGATCAAGGGTTGGACGCTGGGTTCGCACTTCGAGGGCCGCAACGCCACGCACCAGATGAAGAAGCTGACGCTGGAGGACCTGAAGACCTTCCGCGACCGCCTCTACCTGGACATCCCGGATTCGGCGCTGGAGGAGAACCCCTACCTGCCGCCGTACGTGCACCCGGGCAAGGAGTCCGACGAGATGCAGTACCTGCACGAGCGGCGCAAGCAGCTCGGTGGCTACCTGCCGTCGCGGCGGACGACCGGCAAGACGCTGGCCATCCCGGGCAGCGAGCGGTTCGCCGACATCAAGCGCGGCTCGGGCAAGCAGAAGGTGGCCACCACGATGGCCTTCGTCCGGCTGCTCAAGGACCTGATGAAGGACAAGGAGTTCGGCAGGCGCTGGGTGCCGATCATCCCGGACGAGGCGCGCACCTTCGGCCTGGACTCGATCTTCCCGACCGCGAAGATCTACTCGCCGCACGGTCAGCGGTACACCTCGGTCGACCGGGAACTGTTCCTGTCGTACAAGGAGTCCACCGCCGGGCAGATCCTGCACGAGGGGATCAACGAGGCCGGTTCGGTCGCCTCGTTCACGGCGGCCGGCTCGTCGTACGCCACGCACGACGAGCCGATGATCCCGATGTACATCTTCTACTCGATGTTCGGCTTCCAGCGCACCGGTGACGGCTTCTGGGCGGCGGCCGACCAGATGACCCGCGGTTTCGTGCTGGGCGCCACCGCCGGGCGCACGACGCTCAACGGCGAGGGGCTCCAGCACGAGGACGGCCACTCGCTGCTGCTGGCGGCCACGAACCCGGCGGTCGTCGCGTACGATCCGGCGTTCGCGTTCGAGATCGCGCACATCGTGGAGAACGGCCTGCACCGGATGTACGGCGCGGAGCAGGAGAACGTCTTCTACTACCTCACCGTCTACAACGAGCCGATCCACCAGCCCGCCGAGCCCGAGGGCGTCGACGTCGAGGGCATCGTCAAGGGCCTGCACCGCTACTCCCCCGCCCCGCAGGTCGACGGCCCGAAGGCGCAGCTGCTGGCATCCGGCACGGGCGTGCAGTGGGCGTTGAAGGCACAGCAGCTGCTGGCCCAGGACTGGGGGGTGGCCGCCGACGTGTGGTCGGTGACCTCGTGGACGGAGCTGCGCCGCGACGCGGTGCTCTGCGAGGAGCACAACCTGCTGAACCCGGGCGCGGAGCAGCAGGTGCCGTACGTGGCGCGGAAGCTGGCCGACGCCGAGGGCCCGAAGGTCGCGGTCAGCGACTGGATGCGCGCGGTTCCGGACCTGATCTCGCGTTGGGTGCCGGGTGACTGGACGTCGCTGGGCACCGACGGGTTCGGCATGTCCGACACGCGGCACGCTCTGCGCCGGCACTTCCACGTGGACGCCGAGTCGGTGGTGGTCGCGACGTTGCGGCAGCTCGCGCTGCGCGGCACGGTGGCGGCCACCGTGCCGGCCGAGGCGGCCAAGAAGTACGCGATCGACGACGTCAGCGCCGCCCCGGTGGGCGAGACCGGCGGCGACAGCTAG
- a CDS encoding choice-of-anchor B family protein yields the protein MRVVRIGIALAVGTLAVSMLGPGAPSVAHDPATPAGRASAQEFMAQREPSQPLAAAAAATCTNGQAAGYPCRNVDLLSFMPLSTIGGSQANDIWGWTDSATGKEYALVGRRNGTSFVDVSNPTSPVYLGNLPAYQNRSAVWRDMKVYRDHAYIVADVSGHGMQVFDLTRLRGVTSPRTWSADVHYSRFGNSHNIAINEQTGYAYAVGTNTCSGGLHMIDIRTPRSPAYAGCVSNDGYTHDTQCVVYRGPDSAYNGREICVNSNEDTVTVVDVTNKSAPRQLSRIGYSGRAYTHQGWFTEDQRYFLLDDELDESRRGVNTQTYIWDLADLDAPRHIGTYSAPSGVRATDHNQYVKGNYSYQANYRAGLRILDVRNVSSGRATEAGYFDIYPSSNSASMNGAWSTYPYFPSGIVVVSGIEQGLFVLQPRLP from the coding sequence ATGCGAGTCGTCCGGATCGGTATCGCCCTGGCGGTCGGCACCCTGGCGGTGTCGATGCTGGGGCCGGGTGCGCCATCGGTGGCGCACGACCCCGCCACCCCCGCCGGGCGGGCCTCGGCGCAGGAGTTCATGGCGCAACGTGAGCCCAGCCAGCCCCTCGCCGCCGCCGCGGCGGCGACCTGCACGAACGGCCAGGCGGCCGGCTACCCCTGCCGCAACGTCGACCTGCTGTCGTTCATGCCGCTGTCCACCATCGGCGGCAGCCAGGCCAACGACATCTGGGGCTGGACCGACAGCGCCACCGGCAAGGAGTACGCCCTCGTCGGGCGGCGCAACGGCACCTCGTTCGTCGACGTGTCGAACCCGACCTCGCCGGTCTACCTGGGCAACCTGCCCGCCTACCAGAACCGCAGCGCCGTGTGGCGGGACATGAAGGTCTACCGTGACCACGCGTACATCGTGGCCGACGTGTCCGGGCACGGCATGCAGGTGTTCGACCTGACCCGACTGCGCGGGGTCACCTCGCCGCGCACCTGGTCGGCCGACGTGCACTACAGCCGGTTCGGCAACTCGCACAACATCGCCATCAACGAGCAGACCGGCTACGCGTACGCGGTGGGCACGAACACGTGCAGCGGCGGCCTCCACATGATCGACATCCGTACCCCCCGGTCTCCCGCGTACGCGGGCTGCGTCAGCAACGACGGGTACACCCACGACACCCAGTGCGTGGTCTACCGGGGGCCGGACTCGGCGTACAACGGTCGGGAGATCTGCGTCAACTCCAACGAGGACACCGTGACCGTGGTCGACGTGACCAACAAGTCGGCGCCCCGGCAGCTGTCGCGCATCGGCTACTCCGGCCGCGCGTACACCCACCAGGGTTGGTTCACCGAGGACCAGCGGTACTTCCTGCTCGACGACGAGCTGGACGAGTCGCGACGCGGGGTGAACACCCAGACGTACATCTGGGACCTGGCCGACCTGGACGCGCCCCGGCACATCGGCACCTACAGCGCGCCCTCCGGCGTCCGGGCCACCGACCACAACCAGTACGTCAAGGGCAACTACAGCTACCAGGCCAACTACCGGGCCGGGCTGCGGATCCTGGACGTGCGCAACGTGTCGAGCGGCCGGGCCACCGAGGCCGGCTACTTCGACATCTACCCGTCGAGCAACAGCGCCTCGATGAACGGAGCGTGGAGCACGTACCCGTACTTCCCGAGCGGCATCGTGGTGGTCAGCGGCATCGAGCAGGGGCTGTTCGTCCTGCAGCCCCGGTTGCCGTGA